The Periplaneta americana isolate PAMFEO1 chromosome 16, P.americana_PAMFEO1_priV1, whole genome shotgun sequence genome segment CGTACTTTTACCCATTTAAAATGAGTTATCCAACCCTCTACCTTAaatctgttaattttttcttttaactcAATTATTATGCTCTCATATTTGAAGCTGTTAGTAGGCCTAGATCTAATGTTAGTTATTTCACTATCTGTGCACACTACTATCTTCTTGTCTAATGCACAGATGTTCTACCAGTTGTCTACAGCTTCTAATGCTATTAGTTCAACTTGGTTGTTCGCACTGTGATCATGCAGACTGTATTTCAACTGTTCTGTCATATTACCACTCATATACGGCTAATGCTGCTCATACATGTCCTCGAATTTACATCTATCAATGCATATTTCTACAGGTTATAACTCAATATCTATCACTTCTGTTAGTTCCTCACTTCTACAGAaggattttcatttcatttcatttattgtattccaaagatcttacattagcattgaagcttttaagatgtggaacaagtcaaaattttacaagattacaattttttggcgagatgaagtgaggccaggattcgtcatagattacctggcatttgccttatggttgggggaaaacctcggtaaaaacccaaccagataatgagCCCAAACAAGGATCTAATCCAAGTTCGAGCGCAGCTCCAGATTAGCAGACTAGcaagtctgccaactgagctatgttGATGGCCCTACAAAAAATATGCATAGCAAGCAAATGATTTAATTTACAAACCTAAGTTgagctataaaaatataatacatagcaagtaaataATTCAATGTTCCAGATTCTTTTTGTCATGTGAGTTGTTgtatggtcttgcatcttttctTGTAACAGTATCTCTATTGGTAATACATCAGCCATTATACATATACTTCATATGAATTCGCCCTGTATCTATCAATCAATTaaaggacattatggagcatTAGCTATTATTGTATTTATGGGAAATTCTTCGTAACAATCAAAACCTTATACCTAAATACCGAAGAAATTCTTCAGGAGCAACCTTCAGACATTTTACAGGTCACAACTGCTTGAGTAAGCATTTGCAGAGGACTAAAGTCTATCCATCACTTTTTTTGTTCCCATTGCATCCTCCAAGAAGAAATTCTTCAAAATCATATCCTACGATATCTAGCacttattaataaaaagtaaaaaatactgGAGCACATGAGAACATATGGCTTCAATGTCAAAAGCTCAATATTAGCAAATAAGAACATATCTAGCCGTTCTGTGTGTTTGTAGTTGTACCACTGTTGGTTATAAAAATGCTCAATTTCTCTCATcttttcttcacttcttttctGTGGTCATTTCTAAGCTACATAAATATAGGATGTGTAAACAGATTTCACTACACAGTGAAAACATGCCGTGGATCAGAATCAATTTATCATGAACTTGAAGTGATAttcaaatacaaagaaaatatcaGACACTTACAACAAATACTATTTGATAAGCACTGATAtattctttttaaaaattactatttccTTTATCAACGGTTTCTGCAATTTCGAGACTCAAACATGCTTTTCATGTTTTGCTCAGTCTGTCTTTGTTAACGAAGCtctctatcaaaatgttgtacacTTTTTTTATGGCATGacagtattttattatattactagccgtacccgtgtgctccgctgcacccgttagaaataaatataaagtaattatataattaaaataggatatttgatccagggaacattcgtgtttgatagaaggataaatcgtttattatgttacttaatttaaatttaattaaaaaatttaaatgctatcattttgatccagagaccactcatttggtcataaaaattagtttaggaaatacaggaaacgaatgtacagaatagcctaccaagttttctgtgcataggaatctattttaatcttacctgtcctcgattcacttagaagttactgtgataacattatagcattatgtccatctagagaaactacactttccaatggtgaattaataattaattatacaaatcggttaatttagcttccgatattacttcatagaaacgcagaaacattctctgtaggctatctttcatagctttcgattgttgctgtccaaggccccttatagacgaagtcatttgttttttaattcattacacggccttagatggcagttattttaattttaaaactcatttatctcattaaatatcagtcctatcaaaattttttaaagaataaaacttatcggaaatgatttctaaagaaatttttgttatgtaacatttttcataaaaatcaataataagcgagatatttcgatttatttaattcaggcccccttataaccccccttttaaataatgtattttgaatgccatatagcctataatctaagttacaacgaacttaatttatattccaattttcatcgaaatccgttcagccattatcgcgtgaaaaggtaacaaacatacagacagacagacagacatacaaacaaaaatttcaaaaagcgattttcggtttcagggtggttaattatatatgttaggaccaattatttttggaaaatcgaaaattaccagaaaaatttcggctacagatttattattagtatagatacccCATATAATGATAGCAGCCTATCATAGAGCATAATGTTACACTCCAAgctcagaaattaaattcattactgTGTGACTAATGGAAAAACAGTAATACCGATACATTAAGCATTAACCAGCAACCAATCAGCTACAACATACCTTTTCATAGTCGACATTCTTGACGGAATCAAGTCCCTTGTCGATCTCGTTGAATAAACTGGGATCATGCTGCAAGTGGAAGAGTACTGGAGCAGATGTGAGATTGAACAGTGAACCAGATACATACTGCGATCCGGGAATAAAGGGCTCTAAGTCAACACAGGCCTGAAAACAAGTTACGTACCTCTTTATGTTTCCTATAACTAAGACACTTCTTGTGACTTGAGATATAATAATTATGGAATCCTtatattatttcttgttttcccATTGTTCAGTCCTTATTTCTGGTAAAAATATCATACTCATAAAACCTATTAATCATTCTGCCTTCCTATGAGAGGCTTTCGAACTAATGCTAGACATCCATTAGCAAATGTGCTTCTTTGGTTTTGTAgtaagcagtggcgtatactggttaaagggtttgggctaccgctgaccctattattacacaaaatatatctaacaattactttaattttaattactatggtaaaactaataatacaaaattattacattatgttatattataaactttttcttttgtaatttccttgggctaccgccggtagccccggtagcccgcaaaatacgcccctggtagtAAGCATAATGTAAGACCATCACATTCAAGAACAAAGAACAAACACAATTTAAGGAACACACACATACAATCCTTATTGCTTAGAGGTAAATATCCATTCCATTtccaagaataaaaagaaaaacatttgtgACTGAAGAAGCTAGAGCTTATTGCTCACAACAGGTTTTACCAATAGCAAATCATAAATATGTCGAAACACAGTAGGACATCGTTAATCCGTACTAACTGGGGGGATAAGTTGTCTGGATTAGCAAAAATCCATTTCgatgggccagttcaaaagggaaactactcaaaatttaaagttctgagaaaactgcattttaaagctgtgaaaaattcaattaacacacTTCAATTTGAAACTTGTAGtatttcttcggaatatgtatgataagaactttcttgtgttaaatgttattaacgtaccttgttaacatgtttcgacctattttcggtcatcttcggaactggtcgttgttggtcttggcgcctcttgtttcttgtgtgggtgcgttcgtagtgtagagtcaaagagtgtatgtgttttgaaattgagttgtatgttgagaatatcgttggggtgtgtttgtagtatatataaaacatcattaataggatttgaagtaggcctaatttcaatgatccttggatttttcacagcaacatgaagctatAAAAGAGCAAgtttctcaaaattttaaattctgatttgtttcccttttgaactggcccatcaaaataaactgaaatagcctaaaagaacagtagaaaatTCATTAAAAGTCGGTTTACAAGAACAAAGCACGTCTATTATACATTTAAAGCTCATAGacctaatatacagagtgaatcgtaagtaatgccattaatttcacgggttattctttgagatattccaaagaaaaatgttaaatacaatttttctcgtttttgttttatgtgaaacatttcatagtgtaggCATTTtgtgaaagtcattgatttaattcccaatatgctcagtcaatttatgggagcagtgtattatgataatatattattgaaatagttttagttttgtcctttaaatgtgcagaaatttgatccaaataaatgtactgtaacactgtaaaattccttttcaaaacgaaaagttatatttgttcgaatcaaatttctacatatttaaaggaaaaaactaaaattctttacataaaatgttaaaatgcttCCTTCAACCTCGATGAACTTTGCAGCTCGTGTAACCAGATGCCATGTTGCTAATTTGAGCTGGCTCGGACATTCTTCAATGTGATAACAAGCATTTAAAAAGCAGGCAAGCAATTGCTgtcttgtttccactttgcagTTGTAAACTTCGCTCTTTAACCaaccacataataaaataatctaatggtgtaaggtcgggtgacctcggtggccaagaaattctCTGCATGTGTAAAGACTCGTGGCATTGTGATTTCACTACACAGAATATACTCGTACTTAGTAAATGTTACAACCTTTCTGACAGACTCAAAGTCAGCGACCCAGGATTGTAAGACTCATCTTTCCACCCCTCCATATGCAACATGACAAAGGCAATAGTACAAACTAATATCGGTTTGTGCATCAATGTTAGTAATTATGTGGAGGGAGAAAAAAAGACTCatgtttgttattttcaaatagCTGTTTCTCAGAAACCATTGAAAATAAGACGTatgtttatataatgttttttctttagaACTGCCCGTACTATCACCCTTAAATGTATAGCCTTTTCCTCCTGAATCACTCCGTATACCTTAgaaactattaccacagtctaatatatacagtcacgaagctcaatacatagtaaatatgcatccatagatagatgttaagcactaggatcgctactatcgcctcatcacagacaatgagaaatagtacctgcacagtctattatttctagtatcctcaacaactcaagctttgcgactgtatatactagactgtggtaataccaaaTTATTTGCGAGACTGGTGTCAAGTGCTTATCCTGCTCGTATACGTTTCAagctgaattatttttaagtgcTCTACTTGTTCATATTTTCCTGTTACTGTAAAATATTTACCTGCCAGGCTAGTGCTAGATGCTTGCCGAAGTTGTAGCCCTGTTCCTGCAGCTCCCTCCCATGGCCCGCCAGCTTGAGTGTCCCTTGACACGCCCTGCCCAGTAGGCTGCCTGCAGAGAGAACATTGCGGTGCGTCCAATCCTGTGCAGCATCACAGACTCCTTGTGGAGATGGCAAGGGATTATTTTGCTGGTCTCTTCGGCCAACAAATTCCCCCTCAGCCAAGTCACGAACTGCACCACTTATGAGTTCAACCAACTGGAAATGAGAAGCTCTGTTTCCTTCACTTAATGTTAcattcatttaaattttaaaattgtattacgtAAACTCTTTCAAATTTCAGTTTAAATCAAGTCAAGTTAAACATAGTTCCCAATAAATACATTCTGTTGGGACATCATTTCATTGAttcaaaattttgataaaatGCTGAAGAATCTTCTGAACATGCAACAGTGACggcatatttgaagggttcagaaccccaagcgccatttactaaaaccgtagaaaacaagggttaaaatgaaattattaccataattcaatggaaacatatagcactgCCCTCAGCTATTTGAATCTGCAAATCTCGGAAATTTTTATACAGAGATgtacgtaataaaataatataatacactcGTGCACAATAGACGTAAAGACAAGGTATTACTTAATCACACACCTCTTGGTTCCGCAGAGATGCCAGTTCAACACAAGAGTTGGCCAGAAGGTAGTCCCCACTCAACAATGCTATCTTGTTCCCAAATGCCATGTCATTGAGTGTAGCTGCTTCCGGGTACATGCCAGAGCAAATGTTCACCATGGCCTTGTGAACTAAGTGACTGGTTCGAATCATCTCTGTCACCTCAGCAAGTGCACGCTGACTGTGGGGCAATTGAATCCTGCATTACATTCTAGTACATTGCCATACTGCCACAATCAATGTGGCACATCTGTGAAACGCATTTTTTCATAGTACGTATGCCATATCTACTGTCATTCTCATTCCAATATTGTATACTAATATATCGTCATTGTACTGTTCCTTAATTGCCTGTGCCATTAAATAAGAAAGTACCTTAGCACTACATTTAGTACTCCAGAGTTGagcatgtggatatggagaagaatggaatgtgtgaagtggacagacagaataagaaatgaagctgtgttggaaagagtggagtggagaaagaataatgctgaaactgatcaggaaaaggaaaagaaattggttgggtcactggctgagaagaaactgcctactgaaggatgcactggaaggaatggtgaatgggagaagagttcgggacagaaaaatatatcaaatgatagacgacattaagattatatggatcatatgcggagacaaagaggaaggcagaaaataggaaagactggagaatgctgggtttgcagtgaaagacctgcccttgggcagaacactatgaatgaaatgaatgccgTTTAATTTCAGAATCAAAGGTGAGGATAACTGTAATAAAATCTCTAAAGTAGAATAGAGATcaaaaaacatttcaatgaaaACCGTCATCTGAtagttagaaattcaaaatgacgGATAGGAATAAAAATCAGTGCCTTCCTACAATGTTGACTACATTTAAccaacattaaaattatattatagacaatattaaatatatacattttatgtgACAAAACGTCCGAAGAGTAAGAGTTCCCAAAATTCATTAGAAGTTGCTCGCAAGTTCCCATAATATTGACAATTTTAcactacaaattttatttctcttttatagATGAagagaaattttcaaatataaactAGAAGAAAGCTATCATATTGTAAATGAGATTTGGAAGATATATGTTTGAAATAACTTTAAGAGAAAGAAATAGAACAGTGAAATATAAATAGTACAAGAAATAAGGTACCGGTATAGCCTATCTGTATAGACCTAGTAATGTTTTATAAgccagaagtaaaataaaatcaaaatggtCAAAAAGCAAATGAGTAGAACTGGCAGAAAAATTCTGATAAAGGCACATATAAGCGTGTATGTATGCATGAATGACATAAAATGAATTGAATGCCACAGTTTCCCTTACATTTATGCAGATAGCAATCGTTCTATTATTAAGGCATAGGAGTTTAATGATATTTAAACTtacctttaaatgtaaatttaaaataaggCACGTTTACAGCACCTCGTTAATGGATCCTTTTATGTTAAGTTAAAGTTACATAAGTTTATGTAAATGGGCTCTAAATGCACATCGAACCCTCAGGGAAAATATGACTACTGTATtattggtgatgattatgatgaagaaaATAATACGAAGACAGACCAGAAGGAAAAGaacgagaaaagaaagagaggatATTGGAAAAAACTTTTGAAATGAGGATTCATGTCTATTGATACATTTATAAGGATGTCATTCATGCTATTAATATGGCATAGGAGTTgacaaatttttaacttttattaaaaatacaattccTGTATTCACCTGCTTACCTGTGCAGTACGCCAGCTGCCTTATCCTCTTCCATCTCCTCGACATTCAACTGTCCTGCAGCTTTGGAGATAAGTAGAACTATGAGTCCCCAAGCCTGCATGTTGCTGCGGCCATTGTACAACAGACTCCTGCAATAAAAATATACTGCATGATCACTAAACTGTACTTAGAGTGTTCcccagtattttatttttaatcgttcgtACTGTAAAAATGGCTATAATGTAAAGTTTTATAAAGaattagttttcttcaatcaTCTTCACTTATTTACAGTCACTTCAACTTCTAGGTCATATCACGACTGTACCCTAGTTTACTGTTACGAATGCTCGTTGCTGTTATACTTAGGGTTGCCAGGTTTTACGTTTTTCCCGTATTCTTACGTTTTCTGGATGCTAATGTGGCCTTACGTTTTTTATTCTCCCATACAacactttcttcctttatttcgaaTTTGGCACTGTGTAATACTATCAAATTTCTTTGTCAAAGAAGTTTGATAAAATtaatatgataaaatcttttacagtgtaatatagcatctttgatcacatctagctgtgacatagttctgtgataaaagttatggtcatcatcatacatTTGAtaaatctgtgactgagaagaaagaaaatagtggacattaagtacacatggtctgtgaaaaccacaaaacttttaataccAGATTAAGAGTcgcatgaaatgtttcatcatccattattaaatacttaggacttcacatcttcacactgaagttctctcagtagagtttgatgaATTTTTTTTGTATCTGTTCTCCCTACCCCAATCTCTAACATAAATCGTCTGCttggagtgtaaacctgctaacaaaaaggaaaatttacaggggaaacaaaaaactgaatataaattaactctgaaacttcaacacctgtgtccacacctgtggagtaacggctagcacgtctggccgcgaaaccaggtggcccgggttcgattcccggtcagggcaagttacctggttgaggttttttccggggttttccctcagcccaatatgagcaaatgctgggtaactttcggtgctggaccccggactcatttcaccgccattatcaccttcatctcattcagacgctaaataacttgagatgttgataaagcgtcgtaaaataacctagtaaaaaaaaaaaattcaccacctgtactttggatttgatcttaaaatttcagagttaatttatactcagtcttttgtctctcctgtaaaatttcctttttcgttagttagcaggtttacactctaagccgaagaaatacgttttttctttgacTTCTTCTTTAGTAGTAATGCGATAACCATTACTGCATTTACAGTCGCAACAAGCATAGAActgttgtggatccattattagaactgtgatgaaaaatatgataaaagctttgacatagtgtaatatattcaaaatcttacatttgatcatatatatttgatcaaaaattttatcatattctgtgacacagaaatttgatagtgtaatataggccatagtaaaatactgtataacaGTTTTACTGACTGTATTGCTAAAGAGGTGAGGTTGTGTCTAAGTGGGTCAAATTCTTCACATTGGTACCTCAGCAGAAAGTGCCAAATATTTCCTAACTCATATGTTTCATACTGAGCATAACTGAATCGAATGCATTTGTGGAACTGAGAGCATGGGAATGGGGAACGGAATGGGATGGTCAGAAGTGTTTGTTaaagaagtcataaatctgttaaGTGGGCATTCAAAGGAGCCTCCGAACTGCACACTATGATAGTGAATATACTTTACCCGGAGTGAAATGATGTGCATGCCCTAAAGCCTTACATGGACCACCCCCTACAGCCTGCAGAATCCCTATTACTTTTCCACGTAGGTATTATCACAGTCCCTCAACCCCGGTCCCACGAGATACCATGAGCCTCAGGGGAGAGCCcatggtacatagcactaccaccagcaactaatgaccacataccacatACCACgaaggaagtgtaattatgatggcgaaatgagtccgaggtccaacgccgaaaattacccagcaattggAGTTacacaataagagaccaagcgccaaaaacgtGTTTCGAAATattgccattgaaataaatctgtttttttttagaaaacattttatgcaagaagtattataacattcatactattacaaaaaaatatcacaaataataccaaaaaaaattCTAACCGAtatttaataagagaccagcagttgaattaatatttcaaagcaaaataaataaatgaattttatgcaataaacgaatttttgcttataaatagcagcaaaattcagatatcgtaaTCTTGATTTTTTGCTAGTTCAACGGATTTgttcaaatatctcattttttttttttcaaattgttggttggtctattattgcgtaactccgtccaattttccttcaattggttgagggaaaacctctgaaaaaacctaagttccacgtaacttgtcccaaagAGGATTTGAACtcagacccgctcgtttcactgtcaggtaACTCGTTTcactgctaaccgttactccacgtaACTTGGCCCAAagaggatttgaacccagacccgctcgtttcactgtcaggtaACTCGTTTcactgctaaccgttactcaacgtAACTTGGCCCAAagaggatttgaacccagacccgctcgtttcactgtcaggtaACTCGTTTcactgctaaccgttactccacagcggcggGCCAACAAGATATATTTGTCATTAGAATACATAAAAGGAAACCGCAAACTATTTTGCGTGTATGCATATTGGGATGCCTACTGCTCAGGGAAGCTTTATCAGCAGATTTGTAggtattaacttttaaaaatctgCAAGACTGCAATGGTAACAGAATGGCATTTTTCGCTTGAATGGTAATGTTAATATATTCTATTTGCGTTTTAAGTTCGTTAATAGATTAGCACACGGGGAAATTTATGGGGCTAGATAAAAACTTAGGTAAATACGATATTTTATTTTAGacgttatttatttaaatacagatAAAGTGGAAGTGACGTCCTTGAATTTGAAGACAGGCGTTCTAGTGTCGCATTAAAACATGACACACCCTCGCTAATATTCCTGATGTCCTTATGGTGATACAAAAGTAGGAGTCTTCTCAGAAGTTTCTCTACTGtatctaggcctacatatattgatttgtgaaatgttttaataggaaacaaaatattcctccttTGTAAGTATAACATAACGGGAACGAGAGAATATAAATAGTGGGTTGACTCACTATGAAGTATATAGTCTGCCAATTATTTCTTGAAAGGACGTCCTTTAAGTGACTACCACTGAGATGGAAATGTGCTTCGTCAAACATCTACAAAGAATCAATAAAGTCTTCATCGTCATCCATGCGATTTAAAAAGTCTTCTCACAAATGCTCCTCCGTTAAGAATATCGCGACGTTTTAATTATGctatctgaattttgtatggaCGAAAATGTAAGTCGCTTGAACATATGAGACGGTGTCATGACGCCGTAAATTAAAGTGGCGAAATTCATGCTCTAtagctttaattaaaaaaaaaaacacgttgtTCACCACTCCACCTTTCCATAATGACTAAATGGCAATAGAATGTGCGCGCAATTTATCGCCCCTCAACTGTGCTGTGAGAGATACACGCTCCTTAAAATCGCCCGTTCTTCTGTCAGACCTGTAGCATAATATTCAGGATTACATTTGAGGCCCTCAGCTTTGCATATTGCGTTTATTGCTTCGGAGAGCTTctcatattgttctcttcaaagtgtaaatcggCCTAATCAGCACTCCCAGATTTTGTGTCTTCCTGACTCTaataattaaaacagttgcatgaacacaatattttcatAAAGGCTTCTTTAATTATACATGTTTCGGGGTTACTAGCCTACTTCCCCATCATCAGTAATTAAGTGTCACGGATCGATGATCAAATTTTATGTCTTCGTGATTGAAGATGAAAAAAATTGTGTCcatacaactgttttaatgatttatttaggaatataatataattatggtgattactttcacgtgtcaatattgaacaagtttataaatacgtagttgactagtttcagcttgggagccatcttcagaactgtaatgcattttaattatactttaagaatttaaattcattaacacTGTTGAATAGTGACCACATTGCAGAATTTATATAGCCTAAATATTTTctgataaataagtaaaataaataaaataaataacgtgAATAAAAGCAATCTAagttaattattaaatgaaaaacTGTCCACCTAAGACAATGAAATAGTCCAAAGTCACACTTTAACAAAAGTGGCCTTTTGTGCGAATGCATTtcttataggctacatattatgAGCAACCTgtcagtaaaatattataaaaataaattactctacaaatgacgtaagtatacgccgaagaaattatgatatcgCAGCTAATAGAATTGGACTCTAAACCTTGaatacgctctcctgtaaaattttgtctgtgtggcttaggactatatc includes the following:
- the LOC138691157 gene encoding all trans-polyprenyl-diphosphate synthase PDSS2-like isoform X2; amino-acid sequence: MQAWGLIVLLISKAAGQLNVEEMEEDKAAGVLHSQRALAEVTEMIRTSHLVHKAMVNICSGMYPEAATLNDMAFGNKIALLSGDYLLANSCVELASLRNQELVELISGAVRDLAEGEFVGRRDQQNNPLPSPQGVCDAAQDWTHRNVLSAGSLLGRACQGTLKLAGHGRELQEQGYNFGKHLALAWQACVDLEPFIPGSQYVSGSLFNLTSAPVLFHLQHDPSLFNEIDKGLDSVKNVDYEKVHSIVSKGPGISLTKQLQKDHSQKAMEVLQVFQENDARTALCNIIVAMGDY
- the LOC138691157 gene encoding all trans-polyprenyl-diphosphate synthase PDSS2-like isoform X1, which translates into the protein MTSHGLKMYTKVLLRSLGRSVSIYKGSEPVFVVSLVQKKCDTEVIRSSREFCTGKIINNAAGKLAHNQKPDWNKAVSEAEKIVGYPTSFLSLRWLLSDEIANVALHLRKLVGSNHPLLKTAKSLLYNGRSNMQAWGLIVLLISKAAGQLNVEEMEEDKAAGVLHSQRALAEVTEMIRTSHLVHKAMVNICSGMYPEAATLNDMAFGNKIALLSGDYLLANSCVELASLRNQELVELISGAVRDLAEGEFVGRRDQQNNPLPSPQGVCDAAQDWTHRNVLSAGSLLGRACQGTLKLAGHGRELQEQGYNFGKHLALAWQACVDLEPFIPGSQYVSGSLFNLTSAPVLFHLQHDPSLFNEIDKGLDSVKNVDYEKVHSIVSKGPGISLTKQLQKDHSQKAMEVLQVFQENDARTALCNIIVAMGDY